One window from the genome of Populus alba chromosome 15, ASM523922v2, whole genome shotgun sequence encodes:
- the LOC118033393 gene encoding small ribosomal subunit protein eS19x codes for MEAARTVKDVSPHEFVKAYAAHLKRSGKVELPPWTDIVKTGTLKELAPYDPDWYYIRAASMARKIYLRGGLGVGAFKRIYGGSKRNGSRPPHFCKSSGSIARHILQQLQNMNIVDLDLKGGRKITSSGQRDLDQVAGRIAIAC; via the exons atggaggcaGCGAGGACAGTGAAGGACGTCTCTCCTCACGAGTTCGTCAAGGCCTACGCCGCTCACCTCAAACGCTCTGGCAAG GTGGAGCTTCCTCCATGGACTGATATTGTTAAGACTGGCACACTGAAGGAACTTGCTCCATATGACCCGGACTGGTATTATATAAGGGCTG CTTCTATGGCaaggaaaatatatttgagGGGGGGTCTAGGTGTTGGTGCCTTCAAGAGGATATATGGAGGGAGCAAAAGGAATGGCAGTCGCCCACCACATTTCTGCAAGAGCAGTGGTTCTATTGCTCGTCACATTCTTCAACAATTGCAGAACATGAACATTGTTGACCTTGACCTGAAGGG TGGGAGAAAAATTACATCCAGTGGCCAGCGGGATCTTGACCAGGTGGCTGGACGAATTGCAATTGCTTGCTGA